The genomic DNA agagacactgaaGAGTCGTAATAATCAAGTGTAAATCCAGCATGTAGTGTttgagtgaatgtgtgtgtgaatgtgtgtaagtgtgtgagtttgtgtgtgtcagagacgctgtagaaggacagagtgcCACCAGACacgtccacatacactcctactctCTTACTGGACACTGAAACAGCAGATACAGCAGTGGACTTATTATTGTGAAGGGCAGTGAATGTGTGATCAGAGCAGATCAGATTCCAGGACTTATCATTACATCCAAACACACAGTCATAACTCTCTCCTTTCCTCTTGATTTctttatatgacactgatatataaACACCATCTCCACTCCATTCagtctcccagtaacagcgtccagtcaGACTCTCAACACACAGAACCTGAGGATacacatcaaatctgtctggatgatcaggatttGACTGATACTCATTCACACACGTCACCTTTCTGTTCTCGTCAGACAGAATGAGTCgtttgtttgctgtgtttgtatccagtgtgagatcacaggcatctgaacacaagaacacaCATTACAAGAGACACATTTACAACAActaaacaacaaacaataaaactgtgtgtctgtttgtggaCTTACATTTGTGGAGTCCTGATGTGATCATGAActctcctccatgatccacactagaaaacacacacacacacacacacacacacacacacacacacacacacacacacacacacacacacacacacacacacacacacacacacacagtctgttaAAGTCTatatcacacaaacacagaattgtCTTTCTAAATGTCCAAACATCagataattttaaatgaatggttgacagtatttatgtatgtatgtatttatgtatttatgaactgtgtgttttgttgaTCACAGGATAATATTGTTGTATTGGAGGTGATTTTATCTGGACTGTAAATCCTGATTTAGATCATGATGAACcatattatgagattaaaaaataattaattatcatGATATTTGATTTATGGAAAGATTTCTTAGGGCTAATTAGTATCTctggttaaaaattaaaatcttctGTTTGGAGACAAACTTGGGAGACAAACTTGCAAAAGGGCAAagtagacatttttttttaataatgttttcttgAGGATTCATAAAGTTatgatttttaattcaaaatcgAT from Labeo rohita strain BAU-BD-2019 unplaced genomic scaffold, IGBB_LRoh.1.0 scaffold_414, whole genome shotgun sequence includes the following:
- the LOC127160653 gene encoding stonustoxin subunit beta, which translates into the protein MVTEEGCAALASALSSNPSHLRELDLSYNHPGVSGVKLLNHLEKLNVDHGGEFMITSGLHKYACDLTLDTNTANKRLILSDENRKVTCVNEYQSNPDHPDRFDVYPQVLCVESLTGRCYWETEWSGDGVYISVSYKEIKRKGESYDCVFGCNDKSWNLICSDHTFTALHNNKSTAVSAVSVSSKRVGVYVDVSGGTLSFYSVSDTHKLTHLHTFTHTFTQTLHAGFTLDYYDSSVSLCDIKHTQTLVDTL